One window of the Babesia microti strain RI chromosome IV, complete genome genome contains the following:
- a CDS encoding Ras-related protein Rab-7A (overlaps_old_locusTagID:BBM_III05355;~overlaps_old_locusTagID:BBM_III05360) yields MSQRAMLKTVILGDSGVGKTSLMNQYVNKKFSNQYRATIGADFLSKETVVDNKQITLQIWDTAGQERFQSLGVAFYRGADSCILVYDTTSLKSFENIDNWKKEFLEQAEPKDPDTFPFVLLGNKADDTVNRKVPLQSAINWCKVNGEITHFETSAKNSTNVQEAFENVTRRALQRDNADDEIYIPDTLSLTHDYVPRGGRGCPSGAHAANVCLN; encoded by the exons ATGAGCCAACGTGCAATGCTGAAAACTGTCATTCTTGGAGATAGTGG TGTTGGAAAAACATCTCTCATGAATCAATATGTCAACAAGAAGTTTTCGAACCAATACAGGGCCACTA TCGGAGCGGATTTTTTAAGTAAAGAGACTGTTGTTGataacaaacaaataaCTCTCCAGATTTGGGATACTGCTGGACAAGAGCGCTTCCAGAGTCTTGGGGTAGCCTTCTATCGCGGAGCTGATAGTTGTATTCTAGTCTACGATACCACCTCACTCAAGTCATTCGAaaatattgacaattgGAAGAAAGAATTTCTTGAACAA GCCGAACCTAAAGATCCGGATACTTTCCCTTTCGTGCTACTAGGGAACAAGGCAGATGACACGGTCAATAGGAAG GTTCCATTACAAAGTGCCATAAATTGGTGCAAAGTTAACGGAgaaattacacattttgAGACTAG CGCCAAAAATTCTACAAATGTCCAGGAAGCCtttgaaaatgttacaaGACGTGCGTTGCAACGTGATAACGCTGATGATGAAAT ATATATCCCAGACACATTGTCACTGACCCATGATTATGTACCTAGAGGGGGGAGGGGTTGCCCATCTGGCGCACATGCGGCGAATGTATGTTTAAACTAG
- a CDS encoding Cullin family (overlaps_old_locusTagID:BBM_III05380), which yields MNIRVVTNDVPKIAYKDNGIIAVETPANVESLKTFIRDECTQLFNITTNFVHKLFNLAEVVDGCIGEDNGNLPFESILQAIADQLDYAFSKTKQIISTESGTGDLSLALNDVWYNFFMPLKCILQKLVYLDIWLSKQSRKQPLTENIVKLCKERKKNYAEIYPKIEEIILIQLNICRADNIHSCERVVHLIKFLEFSGNLYRHTVEYYSNFGTIWIQEMDFSQYIHYVHTRYCNEYKLLRNFLDKKDVNTILDGVFCVLIADKRERLINQGNINEILTTKNYNLLHFVKTMFSRVKCENFYIKILVQSLVKIGLDLILYETSGIDHTLINRLMSFNVFMVGLKNYGFTSDYQFEDKLKKVWKNILGNINALRIVLCGLSLFFDHLLTFHQFFTSEEFVFSIDLLKYIKCRDDFEKLLRHVIGNKLIYIHNLNDNYKTLVNKLRSEFGLSFTHQIMMLLRDFNQSERLNQEFIKLTNQKYLTHETLVISHLVWFKNKVCDTLQLSFDQSVDNFHNSPVIEYEQAFTHFYQDKFKKRKLYYLPEYYIIHLSSTFMKKEITFQLSLVQSTLLLMFNTKKTVLLEDLIAELLKSWSFSFTSNLESLAKIHVENLVTMVPPLIFSTKEGFVLNQDYYSVYETVEVYKPEAIKVNYAINIINDDSVVLDRDTACRIDYLLVKCIKANTSCRFEDIYKFVLDNMEIDTSAEVVRKQLDGLVERKFIKLESNSNVYVYIP from the exons ATGAATATACGAGTGGTAACGAATGATGTGCCCAAAATAGCGTATAAGG ATAATGGTATTATTGCTGTAGAAACACCTGCCAACGTGGAATCCCTAAAGACATTCATAAGGGATGAATGTACTCAGTTGTTTAACATAACTACTAATTTCGTGCATAAACTGTTCAATTTGGCTGAA GTTGTAGATGGGTGTATTGGGGAAGATAATGGGAATCTGCCTTTTGAGTCAATTTTGCAAGCTATTGCTGACCAGCTGGATTATGCCTTTAGTAAAACAAAGCAGATTATCTCCACAGAAAGTGGCACTGGCGATTTATCACTGGCACTTAATGACGTAtggtacaatttttttatgCCCCTG AAATGTATATTGCAAAAACTAGTATACTTGGATATATGGTTAAGTAAGCAATCGCGGAAGCAGCCACTAACTGAAAACATCGTTAAATTGTGTAAGGAAAGGAAGAAGAACTATGCTGAGATATATCCAAAAATTGAGGAAATAATACTGATTCAACTGAATATCTGTAGAGCAGATAATATTCACAGCTGTGAAAGAGTTGTGCATTTAATCAAGTTTTTAGAGTTTTCAGGG AATTTGTACAGGCATACAGTAGAATATTATTCGAATTTTGGTACAATTTGGATTCAAGAAATGGATTTTAGCCAATATATCCACTATGTTCACACAAGATATTGCAATGAA TATAAATTGTTGAGAAACTTTTTAGATAAGAAAGATGTTAACACAATTCTGGATGGTGTTTTTTGCGTGTTAATTGCTGACAAACGCGAACGTTTGATAAATCAAGGAAACATTAATGAAATACTCAccacaaaaaattataaccTTTTACACTTTGTCAAGACAATGTTCAGCAGAGTCAAGTGCGAGAATttctatataaaaatactGGTTCAATCGTTGGTG AAAATTGGTCTAGACTTGATACTATATGAGACAAGTGGCATTGACCATACATTGATTAACCGATTGATGTCTTTCAATGTATTTATGGTGGGATTGAAGAATTATGGTTTTACTTCTGATTATCAGTTTGAAGATAAGCTAAAG AAAGTATGGAAGAACATTTTGGGAAATATAAATGCGCTAAGAATTGTATTGTGCGGGCTgtcattattttttgatcaCTTATTGACATTCCATCAATTTTTCACCTCTGAAGAATTTGTATTTTCTATTGATTTACTTAAGTATATAAAGTGTAGGGATGATTTTGAA AAACTGCTTAGGCATGTCATTGGcaacaaattgatttacaTTCATAATTTGAACGACAATTATAAGACACTAGTAAACAAGCTTAGATCTG AATTTGGATTGAGTTTCACCCATCAAATAATGATGCTACTCAGAGATTTCAACCAGTCTGAACGGCTGAACCAGGAATTTATTAAGTTAAccaatcaaaaatatttaactcATGAAACACTAGTCATATCACATTTGGTGTGGTTTAAAAACAAAGTTTGTGATACACTGCAATTGTCTTTTGACCAGTCAGTTGATAATTTCCACAATTCACCAGTTATTGAGTATGAACAAGCATTTACACATTTCTACCAGGACAAGTTTAAAAAAcgaaaattatattaccTTCCagaatattatataatccaCCTATCCTCAACCTTTATG AAGAAGGAAATTACGTTCCAATTATCGCTGGTACAATCCACACTACTTTTAATGTTTAACACCAAAAAAACAGTTTTGCTTGAAGATCTAATAGCGGAACTGTTGAAAAGTTGGTCTTTCA gcttTACTAGTAATTTGGAATCGTTAGCAAAAATCCATGTTGAAAATTTAGTTACAATGGTCCCTCCGTTAATATTCTCCACAAAAGAG GGATTCGTACTAAATCAGGATTATTACTCGGTATATGAAACTGTCGAAGTGTATAAACCAGAGGCGATAAAGGTCAACTATGCCATC aatattataaatgacGACTCTGTAGTATTAGATAGGGATACGGCCTGCAGAATAGATTATTTGTTGGTAAAATGCATAAAGGCAAACACAAGTTGCCGATTTGAagatatatacaaatttgtgcTGGATAATATGGAAATAGACACCAGTGCTGAGGTGGTAAGGAAGCAACTAGATGGGCTAGTCGAGAggaaatttataaaattagaGTCAAACTCAAATGTCTATGTTTATATACCATAG
- a CDS encoding hypothetical protein (overlaps_old_locusTagID:BBM_III05355;~overlaps_old_locusTagID:BBM_III05360) has product MTVFSIALNLFYTKIVLIYICVLYFLFNYLQKKIRLCLMQILNLIPYIIIDDRNTYVSSTCVCCDLSSKLAL; this is encoded by the exons ATGACAGTTTTCAGCATTGCAC ttaatttgttttacACAAAAATAGTGTTGATTTACATATGTGTgctatattttttatttaattatttacaaaaaaaaattagat TGTGTTTaatgcaaatattaaaCCTGATACCATACATTATAATAGATGATCGAAATACATATGTATCGTCTACATGTGTGTGTTGTGATTTATCTAGTAAACTAGCATTATAG
- a CDS encoding hypothetical protein (overlaps_old_locusTagID:BBM_III05385), whose amino-acid sequence MDYKKDAIPAGIPIDFIYMHHDIEKIMNLFKDERFTIREDAVNAMYVQCIQHILNIVRDSKGRMGSHNLLTSKHVLESKYVNPRIQAKCISAIDNMRKIFPLLSVYDDTPYLQNK is encoded by the exons atggATTATAAAAAGGATGCTATACCTGCGGGTATTCCTATTGACTTCATATATATGCATCACGATA TTGAAAAGATAATGAATCTCTTCAAAGATGAACGATTTACTATTAGGGAAGATGCAGTCAACGCCATGTATGTACAGTGTATCCAAcacatattaaatatagtaA GAGATTCTAAGGGCAGGATGGGATCTCACAATTTACTAACTTCAAAACACGTGCTGGAATCCAAGTATGTAAATCCAAGGATACAAGCTAAGTGCATCAGTGCCATTGATAATATGCGAAAGATATTTCCGTTGTTGTCAGTTTATGACGACACCCCTTATTTGCAAAACAAATGA
- a CDS encoding hypothetical protein (overlaps_old_locusTagID:BBM_III05370): protein MMMQNSLNPNVDYLKDHELIGVKRRMLANSESEGIKVRELDTCDFNQERFRSKNFSEINKQMLDAMTAVDIVNHTIYNPNIPLKYKYTNEKQGQMNHSMENPRAKRQLVPMQTLLGEWEKSNFTPLAIRNDHIYKLKNAACSCPLQGINYKYSEDMINQVTGPIKILCPIHSGHPIHESIRIGRVKNTKSVFGSNQADPTILQHSDSEKIIIVKELSLACKYRMISHRQIHILYILSLLSSTNQVSMFQLSSPLQSISYVVLKDLHLQPYFINSKFKSSTYNGPALFIATTDEFRIATMPDSLGNTKGMMNQKYISRMHIIIRQRNYGVYVSKIMCHETTGRIFILDGSNSVYEFVYQYRSPGYSSMSFAFLKPLKVLWSSLCTITQYANSLLNMRGDVIKYTVNPVEINVTLGEHRAVKPLNHSCLNDRLDISIKNSVLYYPPVLWEAITPEVIANLKNHIVKTVCNCGAVDPCMSVPINYGLKVLNPWYFSRSVRSNSTIIDGFVDKTKNILVVLFLNGDIIVYTFSSSIDDENNGVVQSYMIRGDQIQYYLSRMNYRRYVGNTSYFSKDLKKYYSISVGSKVDELVVNCENVVAVLSDEFGTRIYIGFSGGYTTASDGSLVRVTNETGNPSSAKTNPTLVVKGYRLLPPHFSPEGFTSENADNHLADMFNMYHNIHKTFRIYDNEYAMVQVGVQNPVGRKLGSKTLFQPTSSSATFGAIGHDIRDVTRIDSNTHNVNPLTAGPIISGSFGSNKASSTSTRSSNMYKITIAVGDKHTYSEVSSDDQGLPRTIWNSLNNISGCSTRNTVKQVEWYDQFYLYLGADEKLVSMFMNGSFGNDALGTLIIITTYHVYSIQRQSLYSLMEDAINNPIAALEAYDKKALNYFPKWLESSQNTSKVPKFSNLMDLKVSNKEVDILDIAANKKYLNKDASDQLKISEMQCVGFLFYLFSWMYSPQVFFSIIWKLLVNYNAIKSSNANLKHYCSNLIFPEYINDVRLSLMCNSLGIYSKQYNWSVFTMEDKIYPWPKMLYFGSTTYFRTAKISTNAISPIVEGLLLFVSELFEDIWFLKLFPSSIKQFSQLSYKMAGEGETQDTQNAKHKLLLMLKDYFSLQPNYKKLYDQIDSLSELLKISIVCNSRDTFKEAICDALAIQILDDFAHDWQNLIATDIRTHRSKLMKYVSKYPSDDLFGSNLLTRSNQDVNQEYIALKGEFASRFDKDISLLNECNVLMDKAKTYILGAIIFQCCILDNLNVNKFINVYETSQKAARVDYSSFSLEKICTDVVFEKEFSELVKRVKNAFNIT, encoded by the coding sequence ATGATGATGCAAAATTCGTTAAACCCGAATGTAGATTATTTGAAGGATCACGAACTTATTGGCGTGAAGCGTAGAATGTTGGCAAACTCAGAATCAGAGGGTATAAAAGTTAGGGAATTGGACACCTGTGATTTCAATCAGGAGAGATTTCGGTCGAAAAATTTTTCTGagataaataaacaaatgCTTGACGCAATGACTGCTGTAGACATTGTAAATCATACCATCTACAACCCTAATATACCCCTCAAATACAAGTATACAAATGAAAAACAAGGGCAGATGAACCATTCAATGGAGAATCCCCGAGCTAAACGACAACTTGTACCCATGCAGACTCTTTTGGGAGAGTGGGAAAAGTCAAACTTCACACCCCTGGCCATAAGAAATGATCACATATACAAGCTAAAAAATGCTGCCTGTAGCTGTCCTTTACAAGGAATTAATTATAAGTATTCTGAAGATATGATAAACCAAGTAACTGGGCCCATCAAGATCTTATGCCCAATCCACTCTGGCCATCCCATACACGAATCCATACGCATTGGTCGAGTAAAAAATACCAAATCAGTGTTTGGCTCGAACCAGGCAGATCCTACTATTTTACAACACTCAGATAGTGAGAAGATTATCATTGTTAAGGAATTATCTTTGGCATGCAAGTATCGAATGATATCGCATCGGCAGATACACATACTGTACATTTTGTCACTGCTTAGCTCTACAAACCAAGTTTCCATGTTTCAATTAAGTTCTCCATTGCAATCTATAAGTTATGTAGTGCTGAAGGATTTACATTTGCAGCCATACTTCATCAACAGTAAATTCAAATCTTCTACATATAATGGCCCAGCTTTATTTATCGCCACAACAGATGAATTCAGAATTGCGACTATGCCAGATTCTCTAGGTAACACTAAAGGCATGATGAACCAAAAGTACATATCTCGCATGCATATAATAATTCGCCAGCGCAATTATGGTGTATATGTATCTAAGATCATGTGTCACGAGACAACAGGAAGGATTTTTATTTTGGACGGGTCGAACAGTGTTTATGAATTCGTCTACCAGTACAGGTCACCTGGCTATAGTTCAATGTCATTCGCCTTTCTAAAGCCATTGAAAGTTCTTTGGAGCTCTTTGTGTACAATCACTCAATATGCAAATTCACTTCTTAATATGCGGGGGGATGTTATTAAGTACACCGTCAATCCGGTGGAGATTAATGTGACACTGGGGGAGCATAGAGCGGTTAAGCCCTTAAATCATAGCTGTTTAAATGACAGATTGGATATATCCATAAAGAATTCTGTGTTATACTACCCTCCTGTACTGTGGGAGGCCATAACTCCTGAAGTGATTGCCAATCTGAAAAATCATATTGTTAAGACCGTGTGCAATTGTGGTGCAGTTGATCCTTGCATGAGTGTTCCAATTAACTACGGTCTGAAGGTTTTAAATCCTTGGTATTTTAGTCGTTCAGTGCGTTCTAACTCTACGATCATTGATGGCTTCGTAGACAAAACCAAAAACATTCTAGTGGTGCTATTTCTAAATGGCGACATAATTGTCTATACATTTTCTAGTTCTattgatgatgaaaataatggTGTGGTTCAAAGTTATATGATACGGGGCGATCAAATACAATACTATTTGTCTCGCATGAACTATCGCAGATATGTGGGGAATACAAGTTATTTTAGCAAGGATCTCAAAAAATACTACAGCATATCAGTTGGGTCTAAGGTAGATGAGTTGGTTGTCAACTGCGAAAACGTCGTGGCTGTTCTAAGTGATGAATTTGGGACGAGAATTTATATAGGCTTTAGCGGTGGATATACAACTGCCAGTGATGGTTCCCTAGTTAGAGTGACGAATGAGACAGGTAATCCAAGCTCTGCCAAGACGAATCCTACCCTTGTGGTCAAGGGATACCGTTTATTGCCACCTCACTTTTCGCCCGAGGGTTTTACCTCCGAAAACGCTGATAATCATCTAGCAGATATGTTCAATATGTACCACAATATCCACAAAACTTTTCGTATATATGATAACGAATATGCGATGGTACAAGTGGGCGTTCAAAATCCTGTTGGCAGAAAATTAGGATCAAAGACCCTATTTCAACCTACAAGTTCAAGTGCAACTTTTGGTGCTATTGGTCATGACATTAGGGATGTTACTAGAATAGACTCTAACACTCACAATGTAAATCCACTTACAGCGGGACCTATTATTTCCGGATCTTTTGGCAGTAATAAGGCCTCTTCTACTAGCACTAGGTCTAGTAATATGTACAAAATTACCATTGCTGTGGGAGATAAGCATACTTACTCGGAAGTTTCAAGCGATGATCAAGGGTTACCCCGTACAATTTGGAATTCTTTGAACAACATTTCAGGATGCAGCACGCGTAACACGGTTAAACAGGTAGAATGGTACGATCAATTTTACCTTTATTTGGGTGCTGATGAGAAATTGGTGTCCATGTTCATGAACGGAAGCTTTGGAAATGATGCGCTTGGTACgctaattattattaccaCATACCATGTTTACAGTATTCAGCGACAGTCGCTATACTCTTTAATGGAGGATGCTATTAACAATCCAATTGCGGCTTTAGAAGCATATGATAAGAAAGCGCTAAATTACTTTCCAAAGTGGTTGGAGAGTTCACAAAACACGTCAAAAGTACCAAAATTTTCTAACTTGATGGATTTGAAGGTATCCAACAAAGAGGTAGATATTTTGGACATAGCGGCCAATAAaaagtatttaaacaaGGACGCTTCGGATCAATTGAAAATCAGCGAGATGCAATGTGTAGGGTTTTTATTTTACCTCTTTTCATGGATGTATAGTCCTCaagtattttttagtataaTATGGAAATTGTTAGTGAACTACAATGCAATTAAATCGTCAAATGCCAATTTGAAGCATTATTGTTCAAACCTTATCTTTCCAGAATACATAAACGATGTAAGATTATCATTAATGTGCAATTCTTTGGGTATTTATTCAAAGCAATACAACTGGTCGGTATTCACTATGGAAGATAAGATCTATCCCTGGCCTAAAATGCTATACTTCGGCTCAACAACCTATTTTAGGACtgcaaaaatatctacaaATGCCATTTCTCCCATTGTAGAGGGGTTATTGCTCTTCGTCAGCGAATTGTTCGAAGATATTTGGTTCCTCAAACTTTTCCCCAGCTCAATTAAGCAATTTTCACAACTTTCTTATAAAATGGCAGGGGAAGGAGAGACACAGGACACTCAGAACGCCAAACACAAGCTCCTTCTTATGTTAAAGGACTATTTTTCATTGCAACCGAATTATAAGAAATTGTACGACCAAATAGATTCGTTGTCCGagttgttaaaaatatccaTAGTGTGTAATTCGAGAGATACATTCAAGGAAGCTATTTGCGATGCATTGGCCATTCAAATTCTTGATGATTTTGCTCATGACTGGCAAAATCTTATCGCCACTGATATTCGTACACATCGATCGAAACTCATGAAATATGTGTCAAAATATCCATCAGATGATCTCTTTGGGTCAAACTTGTTGACTAGATCGAACCAAGATGTTAATCAAGAATACATTGCCTTGAAGGGTGAATTTGCTAGTAGATTTGACAAAGACATATCACTTTTAAACGAGTGCAATGTACTTATGGACAAAGCCAAAACCTATATTCTGGGTGCAATAATATTCCAGTGTTGCATATTAGACAATCTAAACgtcaataaattcatcaatgtTTATGAGACGTCACAAAAAGCAGCCAGGGTTGACTATTCTTCTTTTTCGCtggaaaaaatttgcaccGACGTTGTGTTCGAGAAGGAGTTTTCAGAGTTAGTCAAAAGGGTTAAAAATGCCTTTAATATTACTTAA
- a CDS encoding hypothetical protein (overlaps_old_locusTagID:BBM_III05375) codes for MVNNVANETIEHCQLNGSEEYNRRFACLKELSYLFSGTYSNLSTSNEGMYGEIKSNCLYEICQEMIKYGMDESSVILDLGSGRGVPNVFLSTISGAFSSIGIEKCSTAYMISLQTVMNLLNRDLEKYATKKCDIFDISHSDRRNNPPGRDISHRLNRMKEMTPPNKINYCMENCDDGDTSSERWSLVHCFNRNDTDYDCRSSVEGSQDIKYEVDVKKGDMKYESKDLRIVLNINDMKRNDKVNRSKRSSEKRSFRRDSDDEPYLKYREADMNHNDDECQYSSTRLIDSYENSLNNVFSGSFVSPDRHICYKSGSNDSDLALSNTENIISNETQTPKPKRMSTSNELEKVTSSYGVGFVNEDISAFDNFDGVTHFYSFDAAMEGALINNIVYQFQNTKTAWVYCSFHGDLISKYELKNCFISAKIPCRMYVSNEHRNCYVYVKNNWQIIKQYSLEFLSKHFYPFQNRDGKGCFNFKDIVYNGTFSVNDWDEPSTALDIIKLTKCSINVQYEWYRSKLDRILSTRITRSKSDRIWNTYKRNDLSAERDELLESLAKTPSRVEQSRYRKELVRHINRHYSGSKSFPVPTK; via the coding sequence ATGGTAAATAATGTTGCCAATGAAACTATTGAGCACTGCCAACTAAATGGTTCAGAAGAATACAATCGTAGGTTCGCATGTCTCAAAGAACTATCATATCTATTTTCCGGAACGTATTCTAATTTGAGTACATCTAATGAAGGAATGTATGGTGAAATCAAGTCCAATTGCTTATACGAAATCTGCCAGGAGATGATCAAATATGGCATGGATGAGTCCTCCGTCATCCTTGATCTGGGGAGTGGAAGAGGTGTTccaaatgtatttttatctaCAATAAGCGGCGCCTTCTCTTCCATTGGTATAGAGAAATGCTCAACCGCTTACATGATCTCCCTACAGACTGTTATGAATTTGCTTAATCGCGATTTGGAGAAATATGCCACCAAGAaatgtgatatatttgacaTCTCTCATTCTGATAGGAGAAACAACCCGCCTGGAAGAGATATAAGTCATCGTCTGAATCGAATGAAAGAAATGACGCCAccaaacaaaattaattattgcatGGAAAATTGTGATGATGGTGATACATCTAGTGAAAGGTGGAGTTTAGTCCACTGTTTTAATCGCAATGACACCGATTATGACTGCAGGAGTTCAGTAGAAGGATCACAAGATATCAAATATGAAGTTGACGTAAAAAAAGGAGATATGAAATATGAATCAAAAGATTTGAGAATAgtattaaatatcaatGATATGAAGAGGAATGATAAAGTTAATCGCAGTAAGAGATCATCTGAAAAGAGATCTTTTAGAAGGGATTCGGATGATGAACCCTACTTGAAATATCGAGAGGCCGATATGAACCATAATGACGACGAATGTCAATACTCATCCACCCGCCTAATCGATTCATACGAAAATTCACTAAACAACGTATTTTCTGGAAGCTTTGTATCCCCCGACAGGCACATATGCTATAAATCCGGAAGCAATGATTCTGATTTGGCCCTTTCTAACACTGAAAACATTATTTCCAACGAGACACAAACTCCCAAACCAAAAAGGATGTCCACATCAAATGAACTTGAAAAGGTTACATCAAGTTATGGCGTGGGATTTGTCAACGAGGACATTTCAGCctttgacaattttgaCGGAGTAACCCATTTTTACAGTTTTGACGCTGCAATGGAAGGGGCACtgattaataatatagtatatCAGTTTCAAAACACAAAAACAGCTTGGGTGTACTGTTCTTTCCATGGCGATTTGATCAGTAAATACGAGTTGAAGAATTGTTTCATATCTGCAAAGATCCCCTGTCGCATGTACGTAAGCAATGAACACCGCAATTGCTATGTTTAcgtcaaaaataattggcaaataattaaacaatattcACTGGAATTCTTGTCAAAACACTTTTATCCATTCCAAAATAGGGACGGAAAGGGTTGTTTCAATTTCAAAGATATAGTATACAATGGCACATTCAGTGTTAATGACTGGGATGAGCCTAGCACAGCATTAGACATAATCAAGCTTACAAAGTGTTCAATAAATGTCCAATATGAGTGGTATCGTTCAAAATTGGATAGAATCCTCTCCACTAGGATCACCAGGTCTAAATCAGATAGAATTTGGAATACATACAAACGCAATGACTTATCGGCAGAAAGGGATGAACTTCTTGAGAGCTTGGCCAAAACTCCCAGCAGAGTTGAGCAGTCAAGGTACAGGAAAGAGCTGGTAAGACATATCAATAGGCATTATTCTGGTTCAAAGTCATTTCCAGTTCCgactaaataa
- a CDS encoding Rer1 family (overlaps_old_locusTagID:BBM_III05365), with protein MGGMFFGLENNPQVRVLLDKTPYYIKTRWLYFAFILFIFWFRVIKNASHFVIVYMHSVFILSLLLQFLTPLNFEELCERHSSTKSGLILPVTYEDVTEFEANSNNFELPTSGNNSNSGNDEFKPFLRKMNEFHFWLYGTHATHLAIFTTFFSAFDLPVFWPLLVLYFVCLFISTMKNQISNMIKYKYIPITLSKQSYSNDRSRTMRI; from the coding sequence ATGGGCGGGATGTTTTTTGGTTTGGAGAACAATCCACAAGTAAGAGTGTTGCTGGATAAAACTCCTTACTACATCAAGACTAGATGGTTATACTTCGCTTTCATCTTATTCATCTTTTGGTTCAGGGTAATAAAAAATGCCAGCCACTTCGTTATCGTATATATGCACTCTGTATTCATACTGTCACTCCTCCTCCAGTTTTTAACACCATTAAACTTCGAGGAGTTATGTGAACGACATTCATCGACGAAAAGCggtttaattttaccagtTACTTATGAAGATGTAACGGAGTTTGAGGCAAatagtaacaattttgaattgcCCACATCGGGTAACAATTCTAATTCTGGGAATGACGAATTTAAGCCGTTTCTGCGCAAAATGAATGAGTTCCACTTTTGGCTATACGGGACGCACGCCACACATCTCGCCATATTCACTACTTTCTTTAGTGCTTTTGATTTGCCAGTATTTTGGCCATTGTtagtattatattttgtatgtTTGTTCATATCAACCATGAAGAACCAGATATCTAACatgattaaatataaatatatccCAATAACACTGTCAAAGCAGTCTTACAGCAACGATAGGTCCAGGACTATGAGGATATAA